In Flavobacteriales bacterium, the genomic stretch GGGAGAATTCCTGAAGGCTTTCCTGATGATGGAGGGGGATGCTGTAAACAACTAAGAATGAAAGTCGAGATCTACCATATCACCCGTTGCCGGAAGAGCCGCGAGGCATTGAACTATCTACAGGATGAGGGTCACGAAGTTGAAGTCTTTGAATACCTGAAAGAAGTCCCCAGTCGTGAAGAGTTCCAAAAAGTCCTGGCCAAACTGAACCTGAAGCCCAGCGATCTGCTACGCAAAGGGGAGACCCTTTTCAAGGAGAAGTTCAAAGGAATGGGCTTCAATGAGGATGAATGGCTGGATGTTATGCTG encodes the following:
- the arsC gene encoding arsenate reductase (glutaredoxin) (This arsenate reductase requires both glutathione and glutaredoxin to convert arsenate to arsenite, after which the efflux transporter formed by ArsA and ArsB can extrude the arsenite from the cell, providing resistance.), with translation MKVEIYHITRCRKSREALNYLQDEGHEVEVFEYLKEVPSREEFQKVLAKLNLKPSDLLRKGETLFKEKFKGMGFNEDEWLDVMLEHPKLIERPIVIRGNKAVVGRPLENVIRLLES